TTCATTTAAACCATTAGCAAAAATCTGACCTAATTTATCAACATCCATCCGAAGATAGCCAACTCTTTTAATTCCATCCGCCGCTTCTGCTAATTCATTGGCGCGAATAGTCGAGTTTTGCTCTTTAGAATTAGAACTTTTTTTAGCATATTGACCTAAAAAGAATGAGGTAGGATTAGGGCAATGGCGAAATTGGTAATCGCTAATTTTCCAATTATTAACTAATAAAGCTAACTCGGAATTTTGTGCAACAGTTTTTGCAGATGGACTTAAGTAGTAATATACTTTAAACTTATCAAAGTTAAATATCAGCGAATCTTTAGAATTATCAGGTTGATTTTGTTGGGAACGAACGATTGTATTAACTTTGAGTAGTTTGCCACCTAAGTCATACATTTTTTTACAAGTTGGACAAGCTAATACAGAGTCTTCTTCTTGAGATAATTGTTTTAAATCATTTGTATCGTCTCGATGACAAACTTTACAAGGTTCATAGCTTGGTTTACACTTGAGAAAGTCGGTGAGTTGGTTGTCAAATTTGCGCTGCTTTTGTTTTGCTAATTTACGTGGTGCTTCTTTCCAGGCTTGAGAGATTTCTTTGGTGTTCAGGTCTTTGGTTTTAAGGGTGACATAATCTAGAGCCAGAAATATTTTACCTTGGAACTCTTCAAGTAACCATTTATTAAAGCGATCGCGTATTTGATTAATCTTTTCCTCAACTTGAGCCTGATTACTGCCAGTAAGGATATATATGTTTCCTCCTCCGGCATAAATGACGTTAGTTCGAGGCAAATTTAGTTCTGCTAACACTTGCTGAACAACTTCTTCAGTAACTAACTCTAAGTAAAAACTTCTCGCACGAAGAGACTTTAGTGCACCATCCGCAGAAATTGTATAGATAAATTTTTGAATTCCAGAAAGATCGCCAGCGACTAAACAAAGTTCTGTAGCCTCAGTATTTTCCCCTAGAGCCGCAGCAACCGCCGCCGTAGAGCGAATGAGATCGCTAAAGGCGATATCCGTTTCACCAAAACTAATGAATGAGCCGTATTTCTCGACAATTAAAGTAAGTAGTGCCAAATTTTGCCAATCTTCTTGAGCGAGTTTCAGTTTAGTCAAGTCTTTTGCGATTTGCTGCTTTAGATTATCTAAATCATCATTTGTCGGCTTCCGGTTACAAGGATAAGGAATTGGGGGAGTGGAATCGGCGATCGCGTCTGGTTTCCAGTAATATTCCCAATCTTGTCCTTTGTCTAATTTGACGAAATCAAACAATAGACGCAACGAATCTATTTTAGTTTTCTCTGTCCATTGAAAAAGTTTCTTCGCTTCCTCAATCGCCTTACAATCTTCTGGATACTCACATCCTTCTGGTAAGGTAAAATTAGCCCATTTTGCTAACCCGTAAACACCTTGCTGGAATATCTTTAAAGCAATTTCTTTACTAGACATAGAACAAACCTTAATTGTCTAAATTAAAAAACCTTAGCTTCACCGTAATTAATTCACCATAACCTTCAATAAGATATTGTTTTGGTATATCTAAGTACGATTCAGTTGCTGAATTGTTTCGGTTTATATACCATCATAAGATGACTACTATAGTTTTCGGCAACTGGTGAATTTACAGTTCTTAAAAAATTCCCTAAACTTAATTTTCTTGATAAATAGCCTCGGGTAAGTCTATTTTCAAGACTTGTGCAACGTTAATATCAGGCGTGTGAGTAGCCACGACAACTGCCCCTAAGCGCGTGTCGTAACACCCTACCCAGGCGGCGGGATGGCATTCGTGGACGAGGTATCCGTAGCACCAAATTGGTGCTTTTCCTTCGATAACTATGCCTTGGGAAAAATCAATTCCTCGTGGTAATTTTAGTCCTTTTAAGTCGGCGGGAGTAATTATGCCGTTTGCTTTAGTAATTTCAATGTGTAAATGTTGATAAGGTAGATTGTCTTTGGTTTCGTGGGAAATGATTTTTAGTTGGATTGCGCTCATGACAATTGTTAGATTATGTCTTTGCTAATTTAACATAATAATTGAAGATTAGAGATTTGAACTACAGTCCGTTACCGATTAAAATAAATGCTGCTCAATAATAGGGATCTTACCATTGGGAGTTAGCCGAATTACTATTAATTAATGTTAATTATACTTGACGTAATGCTTCGGCTTTGCTCATATTTCCTTGTTTGAGGAAAGTATAA
The window above is part of the Oscillatoria salina IIICB1 genome. Proteins encoded here:
- the cas10 gene encoding type III-A CRISPR-associated protein Cas10/Csm1; translated protein: MSSKEIALKIFQQGVYGLAKWANFTLPEGCEYPEDCKAIEEAKKLFQWTEKTKIDSLRLLFDFVKLDKGQDWEYYWKPDAIADSTPPIPYPCNRKPTNDDLDNLKQQIAKDLTKLKLAQEDWQNLALLTLIVEKYGSFISFGETDIAFSDLIRSTAAVAAALGENTEATELCLVAGDLSGIQKFIYTISADGALKSLRARSFYLELVTEEVVQQVLAELNLPRTNVIYAGGGNIYILTGSNQAQVEEKINQIRDRFNKWLLEEFQGKIFLALDYVTLKTKDLNTKEISQAWKEAPRKLAKQKQRKFDNQLTDFLKCKPSYEPCKVCHRDDTNDLKQLSQEEDSVLACPTCKKMYDLGGKLLKVNTIVRSQQNQPDNSKDSLIFNFDKFKVYYYLSPSAKTVAQNSELALLVNNWKISDYQFRHCPNPTSFFLGQYAKKSSNSKEQNSTIRANELAEAADGIKRVGYLRMDVDKLGQIFANGLNENLTLPRLAGLSRMMTYFFKAYLNFLAEYRQINTQGFNKLTDKEHQNLLFIYAGGDDLFISGAWNEVVEFAFDIYQAFRAYTGYNPDITLSGGVSLAVSKFPLYQAASESGEAEEAAKNNGRDSLGLFGQVFKWDEWLGKFEIDFVQNQDKDYWKIIKNKPSKPELLGIFPFVSLLQQKQISVEYSRNFVRNLLKVAQIQERMIEDIENQRQEQYNYETQDIKYYLHLPQIAYTLARLPKKVLNNEDFRTSLKSPYNAPYFRAIATWIELLNR
- the crn3 gene encoding CRISPR-associated ring nuclease Crn3/Csx3 → MSAIQLKIISHETKDNLPYQHLHIEITKANGIITPADLKGLKLPRGIDFSQGIVIEGKAPIWCYGYLVHECHPAAWVGCYDTRLGAVVVATHTPDINVAQVLKIDLPEAIYQEN